Within Candidatus Peregrinibacteria bacterium, the genomic segment AAAAGAGAGAAAAGACTCTCGAAAGAAACTTTGCAGATTTCATATGAAAAAGATAAAAAATATTGTGATGATTATGACCATCCTCAAAAGAAAAAACAATTTTCGAATATCATTATTTGTGTTACTCATATAGTGTACATACTTTAAACTTGCACTTCGATGATCAAAATCTCTATGATCTTCTGGCTTTTGAACTCCATATCGTGACATCTTCTCCTGAACTCCTCATGCCGGCTGGAAATTTGGAAAAACTTAAATTTGCGATCGCATTTGGAGCTGACGCAGTATACGCTGGAGTACCGGCGTATTCACTGAGAGCAAGAGAAAATCAGTTCAATATTGAATTTCTGAAGGAGACAACAAAATATTGTCATGACCGGAAAAAGAAAATTTATTTCACGGCAAATATTTTTCCACACAATGTAAAAATCCCGCACTTTTTGCGCGCAATGGAAAAAATGATGGGGCTGAAACCTGATGCGTTTATTATGGCGGATCCGGGAATTATTCATCTCACAAAAAAACATTTTCCTGATGCAGTGATTCATCTTTCAGTGCAAGCAAATAATGTAAATTGGGCGAGTGCTCAGTTTTGGCACGAACAGGGAATCGAACGGATTATTCTTTCTCGCGAACTTTCACTGAAAGAAATTCAGGAAATTTCAGAAAAAAATCCGGAATTAGAAATTGAATGTTTTGTGCACGGCGCGATTTGCATGGCATATTCCGGGCGATGTTTGCTCTCAAACTATTTTACGTATCGTGATGCAAACCAAGGAACATGCGCGCATTCGTGTCGATGGAAATATAAATTGCATGAAGGAAAAGAAAATTATGCTGGCGAAGTGGAAGAATATGTTCCGCTCTCGGGAAATTTTTATTTGGAAGAAGAAGAACGGCCGAAACAAATGCTCGAAATTGATGAAGATCAGTACGGAACATACATCATGAATTCGAAAGATTTGTGCTTACTTGAATATTTGCCAGATCTTATAAAAGCGAGAGTATCGAGTTTAAAAGTTGAAGGACGTTCGAAAACAATTTATTATGCGGCAATTACGGCGAGAGCGTACCGTATGGCAATTGACGCAATTCAAAAGAAGAAATTTACCAAAAAAATAATTGATGAACTTCTGGACGAAGTATTTTCCACCTCGAATCGTGGATACATTCCCGGATTTCTTGTGGGAAACCCAAAAGAAAAAGGCCAGGAATATGAAGAGAGGAAAGAACTCGGAACTCATGTATTTGCCGGAGTTGTGCGATCACGGAAAGGAAATGAAGTGGAAATGGAATGTCGCAATCGGCTTGATATTGGAGATGAACTCGAATTCTGTTTCCCGAATAAGACTGAAGATTTTTCAATTGTGCTCAAAGATTTTCGTAATCATAAAGGAGAGGCAGTTGAGAATTTTTCAGGCGGAGCCGGAAGTATCTTCCTCGACATTTCCGACAAACAGAAAAAAATATTTGAGAAAAATTTTGGGGAAAATGATGAGATTTTTTGTGTGGTGAGGAAATCAGTGAAATAAGAGAAAATAAATGTTATTTTAAAGCCGGAGGTTGAAGAAAAATTTTAGATTTTAGATTTTAAGTTTTAGATTTTTTAAGTAATTCCTCAACGATTAAAATGAATAATCAATACAGAATGAAAAATTTGGAATTAGAATTTAATCTAAAATCTAAAATTTAGAATCTAAAATTGACTTATTTGCCGACAACTGACTGCTCTCCGTTCCC encodes:
- a CDS encoding U32 family peptidase C-terminal domain-containing protein, with protein sequence MHFDDQNLYDLLAFELHIVTSSPELLMPAGNLEKLKFAIAFGADAVYAGVPAYSLRARENQFNIEFLKETTKYCHDRKKKIYFTANIFPHNVKIPHFLRAMEKMMGLKPDAFIMADPGIIHLTKKHFPDAVIHLSVQANNVNWASAQFWHEQGIERIILSRELSLKEIQEISEKNPELEIECFVHGAICMAYSGRCLLSNYFTYRDANQGTCAHSCRWKYKLHEGKENYAGEVEEYVPLSGNFYLEEEERPKQMLEIDEDQYGTYIMNSKDLCLLEYLPDLIKARVSSLKVEGRSKTIYYAAITARAYRMAIDAIQKKKFTKKIIDELLDEVFSTSNRGYIPGFLVGNPKEKGQEYEERKELGTHVFAGVVRSRKGNEVEMECRNRLDIGDELEFCFPNKTEDFSIVLKDFRNHKGEAVENFSGGAGSIFLDISDKQKKIFEKNFGENDEIFCVVRKSVK